From one Alicyclobacillus acidocaldarius subsp. acidocaldarius Tc-4-1 genomic stretch:
- the pssA gene encoding CDP-diacylglycerol--serine O-phosphatidyltransferase codes for MYIRWIPNALTALNLVAGLSSMLILQAGRAGLSALFVVFGMIIDGLDGRVARWFRAESEFGRILDSLSDMVTFGVAPAMIMYHEVLKHLGILGHLVAILFPLCGALRLARFHTQRGPSDTFIGLPITAAGGVEATLALTQSAFEPASILLSAATVLLSLLMVSSIPYPNFKRLSYPKSVLALVPLIALLVVCILRFQIVGTDVLIFAVLGLYAAYGMVHAIRSSIVGRKGGDGDMAHGTKK; via the coding sequence TTGTATATTCGATGGATTCCCAACGCGCTGACGGCCCTCAATCTCGTTGCCGGGCTCAGTTCGATGCTGATCCTGCAGGCAGGTCGGGCTGGTCTCAGTGCGCTTTTCGTTGTCTTTGGCATGATCATCGACGGCTTGGACGGGCGCGTTGCGCGTTGGTTTCGAGCGGAAAGCGAATTTGGCCGAATTCTTGACTCGCTGTCCGATATGGTGACGTTCGGGGTCGCGCCGGCGATGATCATGTATCACGAGGTGCTGAAGCATCTCGGCATCCTGGGCCATCTCGTCGCCATCCTGTTTCCTCTTTGCGGCGCCCTGCGCCTGGCGCGTTTTCACACCCAGCGGGGTCCCTCCGACACCTTCATCGGTTTGCCCATCACGGCTGCGGGAGGCGTCGAAGCTACGCTCGCCCTGACCCAATCCGCGTTCGAGCCGGCGTCGATCCTCCTATCGGCAGCCACCGTGCTCCTGTCGCTCTTGATGGTGAGCTCGATTCCCTATCCTAACTTCAAGCGCCTGTCTTATCCCAAGTCCGTTCTCGCCCTGGTGCCGTTGATTGCGCTTCTCGTCGTCTGTATCCTGCGGTTCCAAATTGTCGGCACCGACGTCCTGATCTTCGCCGTTCTGGGGCTGTACGCCGCGTACGGCATGGTCCACGCCATTCGCTCGTCTATCGTCGGTCGCAAAGGTGGAGACGGCGACATGGCCCACGGCACGAAGAAGTAA
- the disA gene encoding DNA integrity scanning diadenylate cyclase DisA, whose protein sequence is MKDDAKREAAINKILRMVAPGTVLREGIENILRAKTGGLIVVGATETVLSMMDGGFAIQCDLTPSHLYELAKMDGAIIISEDAKKVHYANTTLNPDHTIPTSETGTRHRTAERVARQSGQLVICISQRRNVITLYQGNLKYVLRDISVILAKANQALQTLEKYKTVLEQELTDLSALEFEEAVTLEDVTRVLQRFETVLRVTNEIRRYIIELGNEGRLVSMQLEELVSDVDEQAYLLIKDFVHPECPHTPHQIMSQIHSLSSEELLDGALLARILGYPPSVNQLEESVPSRGYRILNKISRLPQPVIENLVEHFGVLSNILKASMADLDKVEGVGPVRARMIQNGLGRIQEQVLIDRQI, encoded by the coding sequence GTGAAGGACGACGCCAAGCGGGAAGCTGCCATCAATAAAATCTTGCGCATGGTTGCGCCAGGGACCGTCCTCCGAGAGGGAATCGAGAACATTCTGCGCGCCAAGACGGGCGGGCTCATCGTCGTCGGTGCGACAGAGACGGTGCTCTCCATGATGGACGGCGGTTTCGCCATCCAGTGCGATCTGACGCCGTCCCATCTGTATGAGCTCGCCAAGATGGACGGCGCCATCATTATTAGCGAGGATGCCAAGAAGGTCCACTACGCCAACACGACGCTGAACCCGGACCACACCATCCCCACCTCGGAAACCGGGACGAGGCATCGGACCGCGGAGCGCGTGGCTCGCCAGAGCGGCCAGTTGGTCATCTGCATCTCGCAGCGCCGAAACGTGATCACGCTATACCAAGGCAATTTGAAATACGTGCTGCGCGACATCAGCGTCATCTTGGCCAAAGCCAATCAGGCGCTACAGACGCTTGAAAAATACAAGACGGTCCTGGAGCAGGAGCTCACGGATCTGAGTGCCCTGGAATTCGAGGAGGCGGTGACACTGGAGGACGTCACGCGCGTCCTTCAGCGGTTCGAGACCGTGTTGCGGGTGACCAACGAGATCCGCCGCTACATCATCGAGCTCGGCAACGAGGGCCGATTGGTGAGCATGCAGCTGGAGGAACTCGTCTCGGATGTCGACGAGCAGGCGTACCTGCTGATCAAGGATTTCGTCCATCCCGAGTGTCCTCACACGCCGCATCAAATCATGTCGCAGATCCACAGCCTCTCGTCCGAGGAACTGCTCGACGGGGCGCTGCTGGCGCGCATTCTTGGCTATCCGCCGAGCGTCAACCAGCTGGAGGAAAGCGTTCCGTCGCGCGGTTACCGGATTTTGAACAAAATCAGCCGGTTGCCCCAGCCTGTGATTGAAAACCTCGTCGAGCACTTCGGCGTCCTGTCCAACATTCTCAAGGCGTCCATGGCGGACCTGGATAAGGTGGAGGGCGTCGGCCCGGTCCGCGCCCGCATGATTCAAAATGGACTCGGACGCATTCAGGAGCAAGTGCTGATTGATCGTCAGATTTGA
- the radA gene encoding DNA repair protein RadA — protein sequence MPKVKTRYVCQMCGHVEVKWMGRCPACGEWNTLVEEEVAPSGRFAPSKARVVPKPIVSIPAQAENRLSTGLSECDFVLGGGVVPGSLVLIGGDPGIGKSTLLLQVSHAIAKNGHRVLYISGEESATQIRLRAERLGTVHGELYVLAETDLDAALEAAVELKPQFLIVDSIQTVFRPGLASAPGSVAQVRECTGLLLRVAKAESMATFIVGHVTKDGAIAGPRMLEHMVDAVLYFEGDRHHMYRVLRAVKNRFGSTNELAVFEMRDDGLREISNPSELFLSERREVAPGSAVVCAMEGRRPLLLEVQALVASTSFGTPRRMTTGADLQRMNMLLAVLERRLGMQLGSCDAYVNIAGGVRVEEPAADLGIALALVASHRDRPLRPGVYIGEVGLTAEVRAVTRLAERIREARKLGFHRCIVPAGQSVPEAVPGMEIVQVRSVQDAIDQAF from the coding sequence TTGCCGAAGGTCAAGACGCGATACGTGTGCCAGATGTGTGGCCATGTCGAAGTAAAGTGGATGGGGCGCTGCCCCGCCTGTGGCGAGTGGAACACGCTGGTGGAGGAAGAGGTGGCGCCGAGCGGCCGATTCGCGCCCTCGAAGGCGCGCGTGGTGCCGAAGCCGATTGTGTCCATCCCGGCCCAGGCGGAGAACCGGTTGAGCACGGGCCTGTCCGAGTGCGATTTCGTGTTGGGGGGCGGCGTGGTTCCTGGCTCCCTTGTCCTGATTGGCGGAGATCCCGGAATCGGCAAGTCGACGCTGTTGCTGCAGGTCTCGCACGCCATCGCGAAGAACGGGCACCGCGTGCTCTACATTTCGGGGGAGGAGAGTGCGACGCAGATTCGCCTGCGGGCGGAACGGCTCGGCACGGTGCACGGCGAACTATACGTGCTCGCGGAGACGGATCTCGACGCAGCCCTTGAAGCGGCCGTGGAACTGAAGCCTCAATTCCTGATTGTCGATTCCATCCAGACCGTGTTTCGCCCGGGCCTCGCCTCTGCGCCCGGAAGCGTGGCGCAGGTTCGGGAATGTACGGGACTGCTTTTGCGCGTGGCCAAGGCAGAGAGCATGGCCACTTTCATTGTCGGACATGTGACAAAGGACGGGGCCATCGCGGGGCCGCGCATGCTCGAGCACATGGTCGACGCCGTCTTATACTTCGAGGGCGATCGCCATCATATGTATAGAGTGCTGCGCGCCGTCAAAAATCGGTTTGGATCGACCAATGAGCTTGCGGTATTCGAGATGAGGGACGACGGGCTTCGCGAGATTTCGAATCCGTCCGAGCTCTTTCTGTCGGAGCGCCGTGAGGTTGCCCCCGGCTCGGCCGTGGTGTGCGCCATGGAAGGGCGGCGCCCGCTTCTTCTCGAAGTGCAGGCGCTCGTCGCCTCCACGTCGTTCGGCACGCCGCGCCGCATGACGACGGGGGCCGACCTACAGCGCATGAACATGCTCCTGGCAGTCTTGGAGCGGCGGCTTGGCATGCAGCTCGGGTCTTGTGACGCGTATGTGAACATCGCGGGCGGGGTCCGCGTGGAGGAGCCCGCGGCCGATCTCGGCATCGCGTTGGCGCTCGTCGCGAGCCACCGGGATCGACCCTTGCGGCCAGGCGTGTACATCGGGGAAGTGGGCCTTACGGCCGAGGTGCGCGCTGTGACGCGGCTCGCCGAGCGCATTCGCGAAGCGCGTAAACTTGGTTTTCATCGCTGCATCGTTCCGGCTGGGCAGTCTGTGCCCGAGGCCGTGCCTGGTATGGAGATTGTGCAGGTTCGCTCTGTGCAGGACGCGATCGATCAAGCCTTTTGA
- a CDS encoding ATP-dependent Clp protease ATP-binding subunit, whose protein sequence is MMYARFTERAQKVLALAQEEASRLNHPGVGTEHILLGLIREGEGIAAKALQMLGVQADKVQQEIERMVGRGQTPVTAMTYTPRAKKVIELSIDEARKLGHSYVGTEHLLLGLIREGEGVAARVLANMNVNLNKARQQVLQLLGGDAMDIAGDKDASVGTPTLDSLARDLTQMARDGKLDPVIGREKEIERVIQVLSRRTKNNPVLIGEPGVGKTAIAEGLAQRIVTGDVPETLRNKRVMVLDMGTVVAGTKYRGEFEDRLKKIMDEIRQAGNVILFIDELHTLIGAGGAEGAIDASNILKPALARGELQCIGATTLDEYRKHIEKDPALERRFQPIMVDEPSPEEALEILKGLRDRYEAHHRVKITDEALEAAVKLSDRYISDRFLPDKAIDLIDEAASRVRLRTHTAPPNLKELEQKLEKVRSEKDAAVQSQEFELAASLRDEEQKIKEELERLKETWQKTQQLDDVRVTEEDIAHIVSSWTGIPVQQLQQDESERLLNLEKILHERVIGQDEAVEAVAKAIRRARAGLKDPKRPIGSFIFLGPTGVGKTELARALAEALFGDEDALIRIDMSEYMERHSTSRLVGSPPGYVGYEEGGQLTEKVRRKPYSVVLLDEIEKAHPEVFNILLQVLDDGRLTDGKGRTVDFRNTVIIMTSNVGAEELRKGGALGFKREEDKYLGMKDKVMDELKRTFRPEFLNRIDEIIVFHPLDETHIERIVDKMVDNLKRRLKEQEIEFELTDEAKKFLAKVGFDPQYGARPLQRAIVRNVEDLLSSALIAGEIKKGDRVLLGVDGDKLRIEKVNEQPVGAGA, encoded by the coding sequence ATGATGTATGCACGGTTTACGGAGAGAGCTCAGAAGGTGTTGGCGCTGGCGCAAGAAGAGGCTTCTCGCCTGAATCACCCGGGCGTGGGCACCGAGCACATTTTGCTCGGCCTGATCCGCGAAGGCGAGGGGATTGCGGCGAAAGCCCTGCAGATGCTCGGCGTGCAGGCGGACAAGGTGCAACAGGAGATTGAGCGGATGGTGGGCCGCGGGCAGACCCCGGTCACGGCGATGACCTACACGCCGAGGGCGAAAAAGGTCATTGAGCTGTCCATCGACGAAGCCCGGAAGCTCGGTCACTCGTACGTGGGGACGGAGCACCTGCTGCTCGGCCTGATTCGCGAGGGCGAAGGCGTTGCGGCGCGCGTGCTCGCCAACATGAACGTGAATCTGAACAAGGCGCGCCAGCAGGTGCTGCAGCTCTTGGGCGGCGACGCCATGGACATCGCGGGCGACAAAGACGCCTCCGTCGGCACGCCGACGCTCGACAGCCTGGCGCGCGATCTGACGCAGATGGCGCGCGATGGCAAGCTGGATCCCGTCATCGGGCGAGAGAAGGAAATTGAGCGCGTGATTCAGGTGTTGTCGCGGCGCACCAAGAACAACCCGGTCCTCATCGGCGAACCCGGCGTCGGGAAGACCGCCATCGCCGAAGGGCTGGCGCAGCGGATTGTGACGGGGGATGTGCCGGAGACACTGCGCAACAAGCGCGTGATGGTGCTCGACATGGGCACGGTGGTCGCCGGTACCAAGTACCGCGGTGAATTCGAGGATCGGTTGAAGAAGATTATGGATGAAATCCGCCAGGCCGGAAACGTCATCCTGTTCATCGACGAGCTGCACACGCTCATCGGGGCGGGCGGCGCGGAGGGCGCCATCGACGCGTCCAACATCCTGAAGCCGGCGCTTGCTCGTGGCGAGCTCCAATGCATCGGCGCGACCACGCTCGACGAATACCGCAAGCACATCGAGAAGGATCCGGCGCTCGAGCGGCGCTTCCAGCCCATCATGGTTGACGAGCCGTCGCCGGAGGAGGCGCTGGAGATCCTCAAGGGATTGCGGGATCGGTACGAAGCGCATCACCGCGTGAAGATCACGGACGAAGCGCTCGAGGCCGCGGTGAAGCTGTCGGATCGGTACATCTCGGATCGGTTCTTGCCGGATAAGGCCATCGACCTGATTGACGAGGCCGCTTCGCGCGTGAGGTTGCGCACGCACACCGCTCCTCCGAACCTCAAGGAACTGGAGCAGAAACTGGAGAAGGTGCGCAGCGAGAAGGACGCCGCTGTGCAGAGCCAGGAGTTCGAGCTGGCGGCCAGCCTGCGCGATGAGGAGCAGAAGATCAAGGAGGAGCTCGAGCGGCTAAAGGAGACGTGGCAGAAGACGCAGCAGCTGGACGACGTGCGCGTGACGGAAGAAGATATCGCCCACATCGTGTCGTCGTGGACGGGAATCCCGGTACAGCAACTCCAGCAGGACGAGTCGGAGCGGCTGCTCAACCTGGAGAAGATCCTGCACGAGCGCGTCATTGGGCAGGACGAGGCGGTCGAGGCCGTGGCCAAGGCCATTCGCCGGGCGCGCGCTGGCCTGAAAGACCCGAAGAGGCCCATTGGTTCGTTCATCTTCCTCGGGCCGACGGGCGTTGGCAAGACGGAGCTCGCGCGTGCGCTCGCTGAAGCGCTGTTTGGCGATGAGGACGCGCTTATCCGCATTGACATGTCGGAGTACATGGAGCGCCACTCCACGTCGCGGCTCGTCGGATCGCCGCCGGGATACGTGGGGTACGAGGAAGGCGGTCAGTTGACCGAGAAGGTGCGCCGGAAGCCGTATTCCGTGGTGCTTTTGGACGAGATCGAAAAGGCCCATCCGGAAGTGTTCAACATCCTGCTGCAGGTGCTGGACGACGGCCGGCTCACGGACGGCAAGGGTCGCACGGTTGACTTCCGCAACACGGTCATCATTATGACCTCGAACGTGGGCGCCGAGGAGCTTCGCAAGGGCGGTGCGCTCGGCTTCAAGCGGGAAGAGGATAAGTATCTGGGCATGAAGGACAAGGTGATGGACGAACTCAAGCGCACCTTCCGGCCGGAGTTCCTCAACCGCATCGACGAGATCATCGTGTTCCACCCGCTGGATGAGACGCACATCGAGCGGATCGTGGACAAGATGGTGGACAATCTGAAGCGTCGCCTGAAAGAACAGGAGATCGAGTTCGAGCTCACGGACGAGGCGAAGAAGTTCCTCGCGAAGGTCGGGTTCGATCCGCAGTACGGCGCGCGGCCGCTGCAGCGGGCCATTGTCCGCAACGTCGAGGATCTCCTTTCGTCCGCGCTCATTGCGGGCGAGATCAAGAAGGGCGATCGCGTCCTGCTCGGCGTGGATGGCGACAAGTTGCGGATCGAAAAGGTGAACGAGCAGCCGGTCGGCGCGGGAGCGTGA
- a CDS encoding UvrB/UvrC motif-containing protein, whose amino-acid sequence MLCERCHERPATVHVTKIINGVQTAYHLCEVCAKEQGDVFPNPFLMGSPFDFNKLLSGLLNMESSSGFAPVTPQAQQRCGTCGMTYNQFTQIGRFGCPDCYDAFSARLEPLLRRIQNGLRHTGKVPGSAGERQQLARKLEQLRRELQQAVAQEQFERAAQLRDEIRKLEQGAQ is encoded by the coding sequence ATGCTTTGCGAGCGGTGCCATGAGCGACCGGCGACGGTCCACGTGACGAAAATCATCAACGGTGTGCAAACGGCCTATCACCTGTGCGAGGTATGCGCCAAAGAACAGGGCGACGTGTTTCCCAATCCGTTTCTGATGGGAAGCCCGTTCGACTTCAATAAGCTCTTGAGCGGGCTCTTAAACATGGAGTCGTCCTCGGGATTCGCGCCTGTCACCCCCCAGGCCCAGCAGCGATGCGGAACGTGCGGAATGACGTACAACCAGTTTACGCAGATCGGCAGGTTCGGTTGCCCGGACTGCTACGACGCGTTTTCGGCGCGGCTTGAGCCGCTGTTGCGGCGCATCCAGAATGGTCTGCGGCACACGGGAAAAGTCCCGGGCTCGGCGGGCGAGCGCCAACAGTTGGCGCGCAAGCTGGAGCAGCTTCGCCGGGAACTACAGCAGGCCGTGGCGCAGGAGCAGTTCGAGCGCGCGGCGCAACTGCGCGACGAAATCCGCAAACTGGAACAGGGCGCGCAGTGA
- a CDS encoding CtsR family transcriptional regulator — protein MASNISDIIEAYLKRLMEEGGLDVIEIQRNELAEQFHCVPSQINYVISTRFTTDHGYIVESKRGGGGYIRIRRVKLDKDHLLWDVLRSLGDEVSQSASEALIERLHRDGWLTDREAALISAMLRRDVLALDLPYRDRLRAKLLASALQALAAYRKP, from the coding sequence ATGGCAAGCAACATCTCCGACATCATCGAGGCGTATCTGAAACGACTCATGGAAGAAGGCGGGCTTGACGTGATCGAGATTCAGCGCAATGAGCTCGCGGAGCAGTTTCACTGCGTCCCGTCTCAAATCAACTACGTCATCAGCACGCGCTTCACGACGGATCACGGGTACATCGTCGAGTCCAAGCGCGGCGGCGGCGGGTACATCCGCATTCGGCGCGTGAAGCTCGACAAGGATCACCTGCTGTGGGACGTGCTGAGATCGCTCGGGGACGAGGTGAGCCAGTCCGCCAGCGAGGCGCTGATCGAACGCCTGCACCGGGACGGGTGGTTGACGGACCGCGAAGCCGCGTTGATTTCCGCCATGTTGCGCCGGGACGTGCTCGCACTCGACCTTCCATATCGAGATCGGCTGCGGGCGAAGTTGCTGGCAAGTGCGCTGCAGGCGTTGGCAGCGTACCGAAAACCTTGA
- the istA gene encoding IS21 family transposase: MGGARHEGGREDGIRQLYEAGVSISELARRFGYDRKTIRSALNSSVEEKQGERASRGERKKGSKLEPYKDYVKQRMQLGVLNAVRILREIREQGYTGGITVLREFMKPLRPVVSAKATERYESDPGEQAQIDLGAFPYYDSHGQRRTIWAFAMVLAYSRMLYVEFIKAADQLHILQALRNALEFFGGVPRVILSDNCSSLVVANDGQGHVDWQPAYLDFAKFYGFVPKACRPRRSQTKGKVERPIRYIRDNFWPVAFVDEADLNRQVAWWRDHVANVRIHGTTHEQPIVRFQAEKLQPLPATPYMLACAGLRKVMSDCRVSWNTNLYTVPWSYVGHTVLVREFESGRLQIEYGGQVIAEHRVLPGKHQISTDPRALQEPPSGHRESSAG; encoded by the coding sequence ATGGGAGGTGCCCGTCATGAGGGAGGACGAGAGGATGGAATCAGGCAACTTTACGAGGCAGGCGTCAGCATCTCGGAGCTGGCCAGAAGATTCGGCTATGACCGAAAGACCATTCGCAGTGCACTGAATTCATCGGTGGAGGAGAAGCAGGGCGAAAGAGCGTCGCGTGGGGAGCGAAAGAAAGGTTCCAAGCTGGAGCCCTACAAAGATTACGTGAAGCAGCGCATGCAACTTGGTGTGCTCAACGCTGTACGAATTCTACGAGAGATTCGGGAGCAGGGCTATACCGGCGGGATCACCGTCCTGCGAGAGTTCATGAAGCCCCTTCGCCCGGTGGTCTCTGCCAAGGCCACGGAACGCTATGAGTCGGACCCTGGTGAACAAGCCCAGATCGACTTGGGGGCCTTCCCCTACTACGATTCGCACGGTCAGCGACGAACGATTTGGGCCTTCGCCATGGTACTCGCCTACTCCCGCATGCTCTACGTTGAGTTTATCAAAGCGGCAGACCAACTGCACATCCTTCAGGCCCTTCGCAACGCGCTGGAGTTCTTTGGCGGTGTGCCTCGGGTGATTCTCAGCGACAACTGTTCGTCTTTGGTCGTCGCCAATGACGGTCAGGGTCACGTGGACTGGCAACCGGCGTATCTCGATTTTGCCAAGTTCTACGGATTCGTGCCCAAGGCATGTCGGCCTCGCCGGAGCCAGACCAAAGGCAAGGTAGAACGGCCCATTCGCTATATCCGGGACAACTTCTGGCCAGTTGCCTTTGTGGACGAAGCGGATTTGAACCGACAGGTCGCGTGGTGGCGCGATCACGTCGCCAACGTCCGCATCCACGGAACGACACATGAACAGCCCATCGTGCGGTTTCAAGCTGAGAAGCTGCAACCGCTACCGGCCACCCCATATATGTTGGCTTGTGCAGGTCTTCGGAAGGTGATGAGTGACTGCCGGGTCTCCTGGAACACGAACTTGTACACCGTTCCCTGGTCGTATGTGGGCCACACGGTCCTGGTCCGAGAGTTCGAATCGGGTCGCCTGCAGATCGAATACGGGGGACAGGTGATTGCGGAGCATCGTGTGCTGCCCGGCAAGCATCAAATCTCCACGGACCCCCGAGCACTACAAGAACCTCCCTCGGGACACCGCGAATCCAGCGCG